Sequence from the Amycolatopsis sp. NBC_00345 genome:
TCACGGCCTGCAGCATCATCGTCATCTTCGCCCAGATCTTCAGCGGCATCACGTCGGTGGGGCTGAACGCGGTGGCGTTGGTGAAGGCCAGGTAGAGGTAGTCCAGGTAGCGGGGCTCCCAGTCGTCGTGGGTCAGCTCGGGGCTGCCCATCTGGGGGAACTGCAGGTCCGCGTACTGGGCCAGCCCGTCGGCCCGCCGCGCCGAGCCGCCGCGGTCGAACTCCCAGTACCAGAGCGAGAACACGACGATGTTCGTCCAGTAGACGATGCCGCCGCTGGCCAGCACCTGGACCGCGTGCCCGCCGAACGACCCGTCCGCGATGCCCAGCACCAGCCGCACGGCCGACCCGCCGTTCGCGACGCTCACCACCGCCACCATGGCCAGCGACACGATCCGCTCGACGGTGCTGAACTCGCCCATCTTCCCGGGGTTGATCAGCAGCAACGCGACGATCAACAGCACCGACAGCGAAGGCAGCAGCCACCACGGCGCCAGCACCACCTCGTGCGGCAGCACGAGCTGCAACGCGAGCGTCGCCACCACCACGCCGGTCGCCGGCCACCGCGTCTCGCCATCGGTGGTCCGTCGCCACGCCGGCAGCTGGGTGCTGTTGTCCTGCGGATCCGGTGAAGTCACCAGCTCACGGTAGGGCCGGAGCGGGCGGTGCGCTCAGGTGCCGCGCCGGAGCGGCCCGCCGTCACAGGGCGGCGGCGAAAACGTCGTAGGCGGCCTGGTCGAAGAGGACGAAGCGGACCGTTTTGATTTCCGGCGCGAGTGTCTCGTGGACGGTCGCCACCGCGATGCGGGCCGCGTCGGGCAGCGGCCAGCGGTAGACGCCCGTCGAGATCGCGGGGAACGCCACGCTCTGGGCGCCCAGCTCCTCGGCGACTCGGAGGGAGTTGCGGTGGCAGTCGGCCAGCAGGGACGAGCGGTCCTCCTCCGCGGACCAGACCGGGCCGACCGTGTGCACGACCCAGCGGGCCGGCAGCCGTCCCGCCGTCGTGGCCACCGCCTGTCCCGTCTTCAGGCCCTTGCCGTAGTGGCCGGCGCGCAGGTCCCGGCAGGCGGCCAGGATCTCCGGGCCGCCCTTGCGGTGGATGGCGCCGTCGACCCCGCCACCGCCGAGCAGCGACGAGTTCGCCGCGTTGACCACCACGTCCACCTCCTGGGCCGTGATGTCGCCGAGAACCAGCTCGATAACGCTCATGTCACCCATTGTGGTCTGGTCAGCGGGTTTCACCGGGCGCGCCGGGGTCAGGCCGGCATCTTCCGGGCCACGTCCGTTCGCGACCGGGCGCCCAGCTTGCGCAGGACTTTCGCCACGTGCTGCTCGACCGTCCGCGGGGAAAGGAACAGCCCGTCGGCGATCTCGCGGTTCGTGCGGCCCTCCGCGAGCATCCGGGCGACCTCGTGTTCCCGCGGCGAAAGCTCCTGTCCGTAACCCCGGCGCCCGCGCTGCGAAGGGGCCCACGCGCCGTGTTCGCGCAGGTGGTGGCGACAGCGGCCGGCGTCCCGCGTCGCGCCCAAGCTCTCGTACGCCGTGGCCGCGGCGGACAGTGACTCGACGGCCGCGCGTTGCCCCGCGGCCAGCCGCAGCATCGCGGCGCGCTCGTGCATCGACGTCGCCAGGTACGGCATCGGCAGGCGCGCGTACGCCTCGGCCGCCTCGTCGAACAGCGCGGCCGCGGCCAGGTGCTTGCCGCGCGCGCCCGTCAGCACGGCGTGGCCGGCGTGCAGCGCGGCGGCCGCGACCGGCGCGTCCCGGCCCGCGGTGCCGCGCGCGAACTCCTCGACCAGTACATCGGCGTCCGGCCAGCGGCCCGCTCGCGCGTACGCCTCCGCCGCGGCCGGCACCAGCGACGCCGCCCAGACCCAGACTCCCTTGCGCCGCGCGGCATCCGCGGCGACGTCGGCGGTCGCGCAGGCGCCTTCGACGTCGTCCGCCGCCAGCTGCACGCCGATCAGCACCGAGGCCGCCGAGAGCACCACCGGGATCGGGCCGGCGGCGGGCGAGTGCACCGACGCGGCGGCCAGGAACCGTTGT
This genomic interval carries:
- a CDS encoding O-acetyl-ADP-ribose deacetylase; the encoded protein is MGDMSVIELVLGDITAQEVDVVVNAANSSLLGGGGVDGAIHRKGGPEILAACRDLRAGHYGKGLKTGQAVATTAGRLPARWVVHTVGPVWSAEEDRSSLLADCHRNSLRVAEELGAQSVAFPAISTGVYRWPLPDAARIAVATVHETLAPEIKTVRFVLFDQAAYDVFAAAL